DNA from Dictyostelium discoideum AX4 chromosome Un chrUn_00028, whole genome shotgun sequence:
CATGTAATAACCTTGTTTGACCATTGATGGTAGATTCTTGATTCCTTCCATCTTGAATGATTGGTTGTTGATGTAAGTGTTTAACCTTTTTAGATCGAGAACTGGACGATGTAGATTCGTTCCAGGTTTTGGAACCGTAAACACGTTGGAGTAAAAAACGCGCTTTGAATAACGGTTTGGAAGTACTTGTTCGATAGCATCGTCTAATAACAAGTCTTGTACTTCCTTTGTGATGCAATCTGATTTCGGACCCTCTGGAATTGAAATCGGAATTGGGTTTGGCATCGGCTTGAAATTTGGAAGTAAATGGATTTTTAATCCATTTACGACCTCTTGACAAAAGTTTGGAAGACCCAATTCTTTCCAAACTTGTTTGTGGTGGAACAGACGTCCACCTACTGGTAAGTTTACTTCTTGTTCTTCTGAAAACGGTTGTTGGTACCGTTGGCAGACTTGGTATTGTTGCTACCTGATGCAACATTACTTGGTGACCCATTGAAGTTGTTAGATCGGCCATTACTCCCACTACTGgatttactattactactgtTTCCTGTAGTGTTATTACCACTTGAGTTAACTGATTTCTTGACATTGGACTTGgaatgataattcaattttaaaaatgattgtttAGCTTCGTTGTTCTTTCTGATTGACTTGGCTAGCTTTCTTACACGTTCAGTTTCAGTTTCATCAAACATCTTTGGTGTATCCTTGATCTTAATTGGTAAGAGTACTTCAGAACCATAGATTTCTTTAGCGATGTTGTTACGACGGACACGACTAAGCGATGCTTGAGCATTAACGGCTAAGATGATTGCACTCTGAGTTAAGTAACTAATAAGTTCTACATCGACATTAGAGCTATCAGATGATAACATACTTGATATGAGAAGCAAAGGTTTTAAGCTATCGTTGATTCGCTTTTCGACAATCAACAAGTCAGTATCATTGTTCTTGACGTTGGATGATACAGTAATACCTTCAGGTGTACCGAATGGAGCGACATTCACTTGGAAGTTAGATGGAAAGTTGAATACTTTATTCAATTCGGATATCTCATCTTTCTTGAGGATACATTCTTCTTCGACGAGTAAACCTTGATTGTTAACCATATGTTTGTACTGACCAAGTAAGGTATCGGATAATTGATAATCGGTTGGAACATCGACATTGTTACTTGATTCATCTTCACTTTGTTCATTCTCGGTGTCAGAGTTATCATGAGAAGGTTGGCTACGTGAATTAGATGAGAACATAGGTTCTTTCATGAATCTTGTAAAGGCTAAGGAAAGGTTGTTGATTTGATCCTCCATTGATTTCATTCTTAAATCAAAGGATTCAGAACTATTAAAGGCAGAGGTACTACTACTAGAggcttcattattattaacagtGGTAGACATATGTTGAtatctaaaattataatatgagaaaaataataatattaaaaattaataaagagaaataattatttgtataaaatttgtgtgtgtgtatcttaaatatttatagGAGGAATtcccaaataaaataaatcaaattgttttagtttttagtGCCACTATTTATAcgttttattttcttaaaaatttcgcaaaactcaaaaaaataagtgTTTTCGACCCTTCACAACTTTGTGCATTGTGTCGGTTcggaatttttatttttttcgaCCTTGCACAATTATCGCGTCATTGTACCGGTTcgaaatttttacttttctttcgaaaattttttattcttcgaatgttctagaacattctaaaaaattatcttaaatatttgggaaattcaaataaataaatgttattcataatatatatatatatgataatataaattcatAATCTGAAGCCATTACAACCCATTATTGATGAACTTTCTAAGAAGCACTACAGTAAGTAGTTCTTTTTGACAAAGGTCTTCGATAATATGAAATACCAAGGGATTTTTCTAGGTTCGTTTAATTAAAGAGGACCTATCATGCAAAACACCAACGCGGAAAAACTTCAACAAGAAGTATATCAGCATTCGAATATTAATTCATGCGACCCACCAAACTTACTAAATAGACTCCGGCTTCCTTGAGTCGTTTAGCCAGCGTGATTGATTATATCCGTCAATACGAAGCAAAAACCGTTGCGTAACTATTTGGTCAGAGTGGGAAAACAGCTCTGACTTTATGCCAGCCTATGGAGTAAAGTCATGAAAATCATTGTACAAGCACATGGCACAAACGTATACCATCGGGAAGAACAAAAAGTCCATGATTATGTTAAAGACTTTATTCCGTTGGGTTTATCGCAgctaaaaaagaaaactgaTCTCATTGAATCCGCCGTTTGGTTATGTGAGGTCGTGGAGTGGGGTAGCGAATGGCAGTTCTACTTACAGGATGATGTAGTTGTCTACAAGGCACCGTATAAAGGAGCCACAAAACCAGACATCCGTATTGTAGATGACATGATACAGAGGCTCCAGTACTGTTCTACTGGACCTAATACCTACGCTTTAGATGTAGATGTACTAAGTTCAGGTAAAACTGCATTAATAGAAATGAATGATGCATTTGCTGTCAGCGCCGAGACATTCCCGCAGACATCTATACTGAATGGTTATTCTCTCGCTGGAATTCGTAAATGGCGTAATCCAGGAGTTTTCAGGTCTACATCATCAAGGTGTAGATGTGAATAAAACCCCCTGTAATAACTGAAAAAGGAAATACCATGTCCGATGTAATCGCACAACAAAACCAACATGCTGTTCAGCAGTATCCAAATGAAATTCCATCAGGAATTACATTGTTCATCGAGTTTGTTCATAGCGCTCTGGGAAATCTGCAAGAGAAATCCTTGCTGCCGGACCTGGTACCCACTACTCGCGGTGTAGTCGTTCGTCAGGAAAACCAAAACCCACTGAATACGTTGTCTGCGGTTGCCCCAACCGTCCTGAACATTTACGGTAACCAAAGGCCATCGCCCTGTGTGAATGCCGCACCGCATCTGCTCTATCTGGCCTAAGATCTGCTGTGTACCGGTCTGATCGATGCCGAGTGTTTAGCGCTGTATAGCCCGATTcaaaccaacaacaccatccCAATACGTTCCCGTCATGCCAAACCTGACTGGATTGTACTGCAGAGTCCAACTACGAAGAACTTATCAAAACTTATCAGGTAACTCAGGACTCTCCGTTCCGTTAAAATAACTTTATTGCAAGGATTGAAAAAGCTTGATCTTAGTTTAGTTATGGCGTTAGTATTCATGGTTACTGGTTTCGCTACTGATATCACCCAGCGTGTAGGCTGTGGAATCGAACACTGGTAGTAACTATTTCTCTACAACAACTCAAGGCGAAGAAGTTGCGATCGAGTGTTTGAATAGTACAGTCGTTGCAAGTATCACTTATGCAGACGGGCGCACCCTCTAAAGGTGATCCTATTGGGGTCTACACGGAAAATGGTGTCTTTGTCTTATCTTGCAAATCGCAGTCCGTTGCAGTTCGTAAACAGTTCTGGGGATATTATCCAGTCTGCTAAAGGACAATTGCAATTTGCAAGTACCGTGGGTGAGTCCTGCGTGTATTCAGCAACCAGTCTAGGAAAGTTATTTAAAGACATTGGCTCTAACTGTAATTAACCATTAAGCCGCTCCTTAATTGGGGCTGCTGTTTCACTTGAGGTTATTTTTTATGTTCTCACACATTGTGGCCATGCACCCTACctttatca
Protein-coding regions in this window:
- a CDS encoding hypothetical protein (Slime mold (D.discoideum) transposon DIRS-1, complete, clone SB41); its protein translation is MSTTVNNNEASSSSTSAFNSSESFDLRMKSMEDQINNLSLAFTRFMKEPMFSSNSRSQPSHDNSDTENEQSEDESSNNVDVPTDYQLSDTLLGQYKHMVNNQGLLVEEECILKKDEISELNKVFNFPSNFQVNVAPFGTPEGITVSSNVKNNDTDLLIVEKRINDSLKPLLLISSMLSSDSSNVDVELISYLTQSAIILAVNAQASLSRVRRNNIAKEIYGSEVLLPIKIKDTPKMFDETETERVRKLAKSIRKNNEAKQSFLKLNYHSKSNVKKSVNSSGNNTTGNSSNKEQEVNLPVGGRLFHHKQVWKELGLPNFCQEVVNGLKIHLLPNFKPMPNPIPISIPEGPKSDCITKEVQDLLLDDAIEQVLPNRYSKRVFYSNVFTVPKPGTNLHRPVLDLKRLNTYINNQSFKMEGIKNLPSMVKQGYYMVKLDIKKAYLHVLVDPQYRDLFRFVWKGSHYRWKTMPFGLSTAPRIFTMLLRHVLRMLRDINVSVIAYLDDLLIVGSTKEEYCCSPRKLAGLKGKLIALKDEVIKLIAFR